One Mycobacterium marseillense DNA window includes the following coding sequences:
- the pstC gene encoding phosphate ABC transporter permease subunit PstC: MSARVARRGDRLFKLVAATAGSTIVVAILLIAVFLLLRALPSLRVNHANFFTSAEFSTSNPHKLAFGIRDLLMVTVLSSLTALVLSVPIAVGIAVFLTQYAPKRLARPFGAVVDLLAAVPSIIFGLWGIFVLAPQIEPVAAFLNRHLGWFFLFKQGNVSLAGGGTIFTAGVVLSVMILPIVTSVSREVFRQTPHIQMEAAQALGATKWEVVRMTVLPFGRSGVIAASMLGLGRALGETVAVLIILRSAARPGHWSLFDGGYTFASKIASAAAEFSAPLPTGAYISAGFALFVLTFIVNALARAIAGGKVNG; this comes from the coding sequence CTGAGTGCGCGCGTGGCGCGGCGGGGCGACCGGCTGTTCAAGCTGGTCGCCGCCACCGCGGGCTCGACGATCGTGGTCGCCATCCTGTTGATCGCGGTCTTCCTGTTGCTGCGCGCGCTCCCGTCGTTGCGGGTCAACCACGCAAACTTCTTCACCAGCGCCGAGTTCAGCACCAGCAACCCCCACAAGCTGGCCTTTGGCATCCGCGACCTGCTCATGGTCACCGTGCTCAGTTCGCTGACCGCGCTGGTCCTGTCCGTTCCCATTGCGGTCGGTATCGCGGTGTTCCTCACCCAATACGCGCCGAAGCGGCTGGCGCGCCCGTTCGGCGCGGTGGTAGACCTGCTCGCCGCGGTGCCGTCGATCATCTTCGGGCTATGGGGAATCTTCGTCCTCGCCCCCCAAATCGAGCCGGTGGCGGCGTTTCTCAACCGGCACCTGGGGTGGTTTTTCCTGTTCAAGCAGGGCAACGTGTCGTTGGCCGGTGGTGGCACCATCTTCACCGCCGGTGTTGTGCTCTCGGTGATGATCCTGCCGATCGTCACCTCCGTCTCGCGCGAGGTCTTTCGGCAGACCCCCCACATCCAGATGGAAGCGGCGCAGGCGCTGGGCGCCACCAAGTGGGAGGTGGTGCGGATGACCGTGCTGCCCTTCGGCCGCAGCGGCGTCATCGCCGCGTCGATGCTGGGGTTGGGACGCGCGCTGGGCGAGACGGTGGCGGTGCTGATCATCTTGCGTTCGGCCGCGCGCCCGGGGCATTGGTCGCTGTTCGACGGCGGCTACACGTTCGCCTCCAAGATCGCGTCGGCGGCCGCGGAGTTCAGCGCCCCGCTGCCCACCGGCGCCTACATCTCGGCGGGATTCGCCCTGTTCGTCCTGACGTTCATCGTCAACGCGCTGGCCCGCGCGATCGCCGGCGGCAAGGTCAACGGATGA
- a CDS encoding class I SAM-dependent methyltransferase gives MARTEGDTWDLANSVGATATMVAAARAAATRRARPVITDEFAEPLVRAAGIDLFTKLATGEIDSSDIEEGVGFSRFVDTFAARALFYDDYFAAAGQAGLRQVVIVASGLDSRAYRLPWPAETTVYEIDQPEVIAFKTATLAEIGAAPTAELRTVGIDLREDWPAALRASGFDPGEPTAWLAEGVLIGFLPPEAEVRLLDAIIPLSSEGSRFAADFGAVAGTSPEALEKSRLMAEGWRRQGLDLDITALTYPGEHTDVAAHLQANGWETTEFRLADLFSAAGLPGLGEAEHQAPAATISFVRAVRT, from the coding sequence ATGGCACGAACCGAAGGTGACACCTGGGACCTGGCCAACAGCGTGGGCGCCACCGCCACCATGGTCGCCGCGGCGCGGGCGGCCGCCACCAGGCGCGCGCGACCGGTCATCACCGATGAATTCGCCGAGCCGCTGGTGCGCGCCGCCGGCATCGATCTGTTCACCAAGCTGGCGACCGGCGAAATCGATTCCTCCGACATCGAAGAGGGCGTCGGGTTTTCGCGGTTCGTCGACACCTTCGCCGCGCGGGCGCTGTTTTACGACGACTATTTCGCCGCGGCCGGGCAGGCCGGCCTGCGCCAAGTCGTGATCGTGGCGTCGGGGCTGGATTCGCGCGCCTATCGGCTGCCATGGCCCGCGGAGACGACGGTGTACGAGATCGATCAGCCCGAGGTGATCGCGTTCAAGACCGCGACGCTGGCCGAGATCGGCGCGGCCCCAACCGCCGAATTGCGCACCGTGGGTATCGATCTGCGCGAGGATTGGCCGGCGGCCCTGCGGGCGTCCGGTTTCGACCCGGGCGAGCCGACGGCGTGGCTGGCCGAGGGAGTGCTGATCGGATTCCTTCCGCCCGAGGCCGAGGTGCGGCTGCTGGACGCGATCATTCCGCTGTCCAGCGAGGGCAGCCGGTTCGCCGCCGACTTCGGGGCCGTGGCCGGGACTTCGCCGGAGGCGCTGGAGAAATCGCGGCTCATGGCCGAGGGGTGGCGGCGGCAAGGGCTCGACCTGGACATCACCGCGTTGACCTATCCCGGGGAGCACACCGACGTGGCCGCGCATCTACAGGCCAACGGGTGGGAGACCACCGAATTCCGACTCGCCGACCTGTTTTCGGCGGCGGGCCTGCCGGGATTGGGGGAAGCCGAGCACCAGGCCCCCGCCGCCACGATCAGCTTCGTCCGGGCGGTGCGGACCTGA
- a CDS encoding LLM class flavin-dependent oxidoreductase, whose protein sequence is MRFTYAEAMTDFRFYVPLAKAAEAAGYDAMTIADSIAYPFESDSKYPYTPDGNREFLDGKEFIETFVLTSALGAVTSKLRFNFFVLKLPIRPPALVAKQIGSLAAMTDNRVGFGVGTSPWPEDYELLGVPFAKRGKRMDECIEIIQGLTSGDYFEFHGEFYDIPKTKMTPAPTKPVPILIGGHADAALRRAARLDGWMHGGSDPEELDHLLAKLKRFREEAGKTGPFEIHVISADAYTADGIKRLEDKGVTDVIVGFRIPYIKGKDTEPLESKIRNLEMFAENVIAKL, encoded by the coding sequence GTGCGGTTTACCTACGCAGAGGCGATGACTGACTTTCGGTTCTACGTCCCGCTGGCCAAGGCGGCCGAGGCCGCCGGCTACGACGCCATGACGATCGCCGACAGCATCGCCTACCCCTTCGAATCCGACTCGAAGTACCCCTACACCCCGGACGGCAACCGCGAGTTCCTGGACGGCAAGGAGTTCATCGAAACCTTCGTGCTGACATCGGCATTGGGTGCGGTCACCTCGAAACTGCGGTTCAACTTCTTCGTTCTCAAGCTGCCCATCCGGCCACCGGCGTTGGTGGCCAAGCAAATTGGGTCACTGGCCGCGATGACCGACAACCGGGTGGGTTTCGGCGTCGGCACCAGCCCGTGGCCCGAGGACTACGAACTGCTGGGAGTCCCCTTCGCCAAGCGCGGCAAGCGCATGGACGAATGCATCGAGATCATCCAGGGCCTCACCTCCGGTGACTACTTCGAATTCCACGGCGAGTTCTACGACATCCCCAAGACCAAGATGACGCCGGCTCCGACCAAACCGGTCCCGATCCTGATCGGCGGTCACGCCGACGCGGCGTTGCGGCGCGCGGCCCGCCTGGACGGCTGGATGCACGGCGGCAGCGACCCCGAAGAACTCGACCACCTGCTCGCCAAGCTCAAGCGGTTCCGCGAAGAAGCCGGCAAGACCGGGCCTTTCGAGATCCACGTCATCTCCGCCGACGCCTACACCGCCGACGGCATCAAGCGGCTCGAGGACAAGGGCGTCACCGATGTCATCGTCGGCTTCCGGATCCCCTACATCAAGGGCAAGGACACCGAGCCGCTGGAGAGCAAGATCCGCAACCTGGAGATGTTCGCCGAGAACGTAATCGCGAAGCTCTGA
- a CDS encoding fumarylacetoacetate hydrolase family protein: MKWVTYQDSSGAERVGVLAGDAIYALPSGVTLLDLVARGADGLRQAGEDAQRSPAAASLAEVRLLAPIPRPPSIRDSLCFLDHMRNCQAALGAGRTLGDSWYRIPAFYFACPATILGPYDDAPTAPGSAWQDFELEIAAVIGAGGKDLTVEEAERAIIGYTIFNDWSARDLQQMESQLGIGQGKGKDSGVTLGPYLVTPDELERYAHPSYPGRLNLRVTALVNDVVIGSGSTTQMDWTFGEVISYASRGVTLAPGDVIGSGTVPTCTLVEHLNPAALESFPGWLHDGDVVTLQVEGLGETRQTVRASGAPHPLAARPNPDATPAPPRVNPARARVPYTRGLHEVGDRVWAWTLPDGGYGWSNAGLIAGDGASLLVDTLFDLALTREMLTAMQAHTAAAPIADAVITHSNGDHTHGNQLLDPSVRIIAARGTAEEIEHGMAPEMLAMAQTANLGPVATPYTRERFGHFDFSNITLRNADQTFERNLAIEVGGRRIDVLNLGPAHTAADSVVHVPDAGVLFGGDLLFIGCTPIVWAGPIANWVAACDAMIALDAPTVVPGHGPVTDPDGIRSVRGYLVHVAEQAEAAYRKGLSWAEASDTIDLGEYASWLDAERVVVNVYQRYRELDPQTPQLEVMALLVMQAEWLAKRTS, encoded by the coding sequence GTGAAATGGGTTACCTACCAAGACAGTTCGGGCGCAGAACGTGTCGGCGTCCTGGCAGGTGATGCGATCTATGCGCTGCCATCGGGCGTGACGCTCCTCGATCTCGTCGCCCGCGGTGCCGACGGATTGCGGCAGGCGGGGGAGGATGCGCAACGGTCCCCGGCGGCGGCCTCGCTGGCGGAGGTGCGATTGCTGGCACCGATCCCACGACCGCCGTCCATCCGCGATTCCCTGTGCTTCCTCGACCACATGCGCAACTGCCAGGCCGCGCTGGGCGCCGGTCGGACGCTCGGCGATTCCTGGTACCGCATACCGGCCTTTTACTTCGCCTGCCCGGCAACGATTTTGGGTCCGTACGACGACGCCCCGACGGCGCCCGGAAGCGCGTGGCAGGACTTCGAATTGGAGATCGCCGCCGTGATCGGCGCCGGGGGCAAGGACCTCACGGTCGAAGAGGCGGAACGGGCGATCATCGGCTACACGATCTTCAACGACTGGTCCGCCCGCGATCTGCAGCAGATGGAGAGTCAACTTGGGATCGGGCAGGGCAAGGGCAAAGACAGCGGGGTCACGCTGGGCCCCTATCTGGTGACCCCCGACGAGCTCGAACGGTATGCCCACCCCTCCTATCCGGGCAGGCTGAACCTGCGGGTCACCGCCCTGGTCAACGACGTCGTCATCGGTTCCGGGTCGACCACCCAGATGGACTGGACCTTCGGCGAAGTCATCTCCTATGCGTCGCGCGGCGTCACCCTCGCACCCGGTGACGTCATCGGCTCCGGGACCGTGCCCACCTGCACGCTGGTCGAGCACCTCAATCCCGCAGCCCTGGAATCGTTTCCGGGCTGGCTACACGACGGCGACGTCGTCACGCTCCAGGTCGAAGGGCTGGGGGAGACCCGGCAAACCGTGCGCGCCAGCGGTGCGCCGCACCCCCTGGCCGCGCGGCCGAATCCGGACGCCACCCCCGCCCCGCCGCGAGTCAACCCCGCCCGCGCGCGGGTGCCCTACACCCGCGGGCTGCACGAGGTCGGCGACCGGGTGTGGGCCTGGACACTGCCCGACGGCGGCTACGGATGGAGCAACGCCGGTCTCATCGCCGGCGACGGCGCTTCCCTGCTGGTGGACACCCTGTTCGACCTGGCGTTGACCCGCGAAATGCTCACGGCGATGCAGGCCCACACCGCGGCCGCGCCGATCGCCGACGCGGTGATCACGCACTCCAACGGGGACCACACGCACGGCAACCAACTGCTCGACCCCTCGGTGCGGATCATCGCCGCGCGCGGGACGGCCGAGGAGATCGAGCACGGGATGGCCCCGGAGATGCTGGCCATGGCGCAGACGGCCAACCTCGGCCCGGTCGCCACACCGTACACGCGAGAACGCTTCGGGCACTTCGATTTCAGCAACATCACGCTGCGCAACGCGGATCAGACGTTCGAACGTAACCTTGCGATCGAGGTGGGTGGGCGGCGCATCGATGTGCTGAACCTGGGTCCCGCGCACACCGCCGCCGACTCGGTGGTGCATGTGCCGGACGCGGGGGTGCTGTTCGGCGGCGACCTGTTGTTCATAGGCTGCACACCCATCGTGTGGGCCGGCCCTATCGCCAACTGGGTCGCCGCCTGTGACGCGATGATCGCGCTGGACGCGCCGACGGTCGTGCCGGGCCACGGTCCGGTTACCGATCCTGATGGGATCCGTTCGGTGCGTGGCTATCTCGTGCATGTCGCCGAACAGGCCGAGGCCGCGTACCGCAAGGGTCTGTCGTGGGCCGAGGCCTCCGACACCATCGATCTCGGCGAGTACGCGTCCTGGCTGGACGCCGAGCGCGTCGTCGTCAACGTCTACCAGCGATACCGCGAACTCGACCCGCAGACACCGCAGTTGGAGGTCATGGCCCTGCTCGTGATGCAGGCCGAATGGCTGGCCAAACGGACCTCGTGA
- a CDS encoding enoyl-CoA hydratase/isomerase family protein: protein MPSVKLETLEDNIACITLNRPERLNAIDGSLIDGVDDALDALGTGEFRVAILTGAGRGFCAGADLSGTGQPWTENKPTTPAFKVNYDGQVRLANLYTRIYELDIPVIAAVNGVAVGGGLAFTLVSDIRVASDHARFGSVFIKAGFSSMDMGTSYLLPKIVGAGVARELMLTGRIIDAAEAYRIKLVHEVVAPDELMPTALKLARSIAENNAYGVWQTKIGLNAALDAPSLRHAIEIENRTQILSGFTNNPVEAAKAHMEKRAPRWDTL from the coding sequence ATGCCTTCAGTGAAACTGGAAACCCTCGAGGACAACATCGCCTGCATCACCTTGAACCGGCCCGAACGCCTCAACGCGATCGACGGCTCGTTGATCGACGGCGTCGATGACGCCTTGGACGCGCTTGGCACCGGCGAGTTCAGGGTGGCGATCCTGACCGGGGCCGGCCGGGGATTTTGCGCCGGCGCGGATTTGAGCGGCACCGGGCAGCCGTGGACCGAGAACAAGCCGACCACCCCGGCGTTCAAGGTCAACTACGACGGCCAGGTCCGGCTGGCCAACCTGTACACCCGGATCTACGAGCTGGACATTCCGGTAATCGCCGCGGTCAACGGTGTCGCCGTCGGGGGCGGCCTGGCGTTCACGTTGGTCAGCGATATCCGGGTCGCCTCGGATCATGCGCGGTTCGGTTCGGTGTTCATCAAGGCCGGCTTCTCGTCGATGGACATGGGCACCAGCTACCTGCTGCCGAAGATCGTCGGTGCGGGGGTGGCACGCGAACTCATGCTCACCGGCCGCATCATCGACGCGGCCGAGGCCTATCGCATCAAGCTGGTGCACGAGGTCGTCGCGCCCGACGAGCTGATGCCTACCGCGCTCAAGTTGGCCCGCTCGATTGCCGAGAACAACGCTTATGGCGTGTGGCAGACCAAGATTGGGCTCAACGCGGCGCTGGATGCGCCCAGCCTGCGCCATGCCATCGAGATCGAGAACCGCACCCAGATCCTCAGCGGTTTCACCAACAACCCGGTCGAGGCCGCCAAGGCTCACATGGAAAAGCGCGCGCCGCGGTGGGATACGTTGTGA
- a CDS encoding Ku protein has product MRSIWKGSIAFGLVNVPVKVYSATQDHDIKFHQVHAEDNGRIRYQRVCEVDGEVVEYRDIARAYESDDGQMVIITDDDIATLPEERSREIEVLEFVPASDVDPMLFDRSYFLEPDSKSSKSYVLLAKTLAETDRMAIVHFTLRNKTRLAALRVKDFGKRDVMVIHTLLWPDEIRDPDFPILDKKVEVKPAELKMAGQVVDSMAEEFNPDRYHDDYQEQLHELVQAKLEGGEAFTTEEKPKELDETEDVSDLLAKLEASVKARSGGGDGKAPAKKAPAKKTAAKKAPAKKTAAKKAPAKKAAAKS; this is encoded by the coding sequence ATGCGCTCCATCTGGAAGGGTTCCATCGCGTTCGGGCTGGTGAACGTCCCGGTCAAGGTGTACAGCGCCACCCAGGACCACGACATCAAATTCCACCAGGTACACGCCGAGGACAACGGCCGCATCCGATATCAGCGCGTGTGCGAGGTGGACGGCGAAGTCGTCGAATACCGTGACATCGCCCGGGCCTACGAATCCGATGACGGCCAGATGGTCATCATCACCGACGACGACATCGCCACCCTGCCCGAGGAACGCAGCCGAGAGATCGAGGTGCTGGAGTTCGTGCCGGCCAGCGATGTGGACCCGATGCTGTTCGACCGCAGCTATTTTCTGGAGCCCGACTCCAAGTCGTCGAAATCCTATGTGCTGCTGGCCAAGACACTCGCCGAGACGGACCGGATGGCGATCGTGCATTTCACGCTGCGCAACAAGACGCGGCTGGCGGCGTTGCGGGTCAAGGACTTCGGCAAGCGCGACGTGATGGTCATCCATACGTTGTTGTGGCCCGACGAGATTCGTGACCCGGACTTCCCGATTCTCGACAAGAAGGTCGAGGTCAAGCCCGCCGAGCTCAAAATGGCCGGGCAGGTAGTGGATTCGATGGCCGAAGAATTCAATCCCGATCGCTACCACGACGACTACCAGGAGCAGCTCCACGAGTTGGTCCAAGCCAAACTCGAAGGCGGAGAGGCGTTTACCACCGAGGAGAAGCCCAAAGAGCTGGATGAGACCGAAGACGTCTCCGATCTGCTGGCCAAGCTGGAGGCCAGCGTGAAGGCGCGCTCCGGGGGCGGTGACGGCAAGGCGCCCGCGAAAAAGGCACCCGCGAAAAAGACCGCCGCCAAGAAGGCACCGGCGAAAAAGACGGCCGCCAAGAAGGCTCCGGCCAAGAAAGCGGCCGCGAAGTCCTGA
- a CDS encoding ATP-dependent DNA ligase — MSSTAGPRVKLTNAEKVLYPATGTTKSDIFDYYTQIAEVMIPHVAARPATRKRWPNGVEQESFFEKQLASSAPDWLPRASVTHRSGTTTYPIIDDPAGLAWIAQQAALEVHVPQWRFVAEWTRSRAEELKPGPATRLVFDLDPGERVTMAQMAKVARAVRDLMAGIGLTTFPLTSGSKGLHLYAPLDEPVSSKGATVLAKRVAQQLEKTMPKLVTSTMTKSLRAGKIFLDWSQNNGSKTTIAPYSLRGREHPTVAAPRTWDELDDPSLRQLRYDEVLARVARDGDLLAELDASDKQAPVPDRLTKYRSMRDASKTPEPVPVTKPAVGQGNSFVIQEHHARRLHYDFRLERDGVLVSWAVPKNLPETPSVNHLAVHTEDHPLEYGGFEGVIPKGEYGAGKVIIWDSGTYDAEKFLDDEVIVNLHGAKISGRYALIQTNGDQWLAHRMKDQKVFEFDTIAPMLATHGSVTALKAGQWAFEGKWDGYRLLIEIDHGSFRVRSRRGREVTQEYRELRWLADGLAEHHVVLDGEAVVLDSSGVPNFHEMQNRGKGSRVEFWAFDLLYLDGRSLLRARYRDRRKLLEMLAAGSKLIVPDLLPGDGKEALEHSGERGWEGVIAKKRDSTYQPGRRSSSWIKDKHWNTQEIVIGGWKAGEGGRSSGIGSLLMGIPSAGGLRFAGRVGTGFTERDLAKLKKTLAPLHTDESPFDPPLPRSEARGVTYVRPVLVGEVRYSEWTPDDRLRQSSWRGLRPDKEASEVVRE, encoded by the coding sequence ATGAGTTCGACGGCGGGGCCGCGGGTCAAGCTGACCAACGCCGAAAAAGTGCTGTATCCCGCCACCGGAACCACCAAGAGCGACATCTTCGACTACTACACGCAGATCGCCGAGGTGATGATCCCCCACGTCGCCGCGCGTCCGGCCACGCGCAAACGCTGGCCCAACGGCGTCGAACAGGAATCCTTCTTCGAAAAGCAACTGGCCTCGTCGGCCCCTGACTGGCTGCCACGCGCCAGCGTGACCCACCGATCCGGAACGACGACCTATCCGATCATCGACGACCCCGCCGGCCTGGCCTGGATCGCCCAACAGGCGGCGCTGGAAGTCCACGTGCCGCAGTGGCGATTCGTCGCCGAGTGGACCCGCAGCCGGGCCGAAGAACTCAAACCGGGCCCGGCGACGCGATTGGTGTTCGACCTCGACCCCGGTGAACGCGTGACGATGGCCCAGATGGCCAAGGTGGCGCGCGCCGTCCGCGACCTGATGGCCGGGATCGGACTGACCACCTTCCCGCTCACCAGCGGCAGCAAGGGCCTGCACCTGTACGCGCCGCTCGACGAGCCGGTGAGCAGCAAAGGCGCCACGGTACTGGCCAAACGCGTTGCGCAACAGCTGGAAAAGACGATGCCCAAGCTGGTCACCTCGACCATGACCAAGAGCCTGCGGGCGGGGAAGATCTTTTTGGACTGGAGCCAGAACAACGGCTCCAAGACGACGATCGCGCCGTACTCGCTGCGCGGACGCGAACATCCGACCGTCGCGGCGCCGCGCACCTGGGACGAACTCGACGACCCGTCGCTGCGCCAGTTGCGGTACGACGAAGTCCTGGCCCGGGTCGCGCGCGACGGCGATCTGCTTGCGGAGCTGGACGCCTCGGATAAGCAAGCCCCGGTGCCCGATCGGCTGACCAAGTACCGCAGCATGCGCGACGCGTCCAAGACCCCGGAGCCGGTCCCGGTGACAAAACCCGCTGTCGGGCAAGGGAATTCCTTCGTCATTCAAGAGCACCATGCGCGGCGGCTGCACTACGACTTCCGGCTGGAGCGCGACGGCGTGCTGGTGTCCTGGGCGGTGCCCAAGAACCTGCCCGAAACGCCGTCGGTGAACCACCTGGCGGTCCACACCGAGGATCATCCGCTCGAATACGGCGGGTTCGAGGGCGTCATCCCCAAGGGCGAATACGGTGCGGGCAAGGTGATCATCTGGGACTCCGGAACCTACGACGCCGAAAAGTTCCTCGACGATGAGGTCATCGTCAACCTGCACGGCGCCAAGATCTCCGGCCGCTACGCGCTGATTCAAACCAACGGCGACCAGTGGCTGGCGCACCGGATGAAGGACCAGAAGGTCTTCGAGTTCGACACGATCGCCCCCATGCTCGCCACCCACGGCTCGGTGACGGCACTGAAGGCAGGCCAGTGGGCGTTCGAGGGCAAGTGGGACGGTTACCGGCTCCTGATCGAAATCGACCACGGCTCCTTTCGGGTACGGTCGCGGCGCGGCCGCGAAGTCACCCAGGAGTACCGTGAACTCCGTTGGCTGGCAGACGGTCTCGCCGAACATCATGTGGTGCTCGACGGCGAGGCCGTCGTGCTGGACTCCTCCGGGGTGCCCAACTTCCACGAGATGCAAAACCGCGGCAAGGGCTCACGGGTCGAATTCTGGGCGTTCGACCTGCTCTACCTCGACGGCCGTTCGTTGCTGCGGGCCCGCTACCGCGATCGGCGAAAGTTGCTGGAAATGCTGGCAGCTGGCAGCAAGCTCATCGTCCCCGACCTGCTGCCCGGTGACGGCAAAGAGGCGCTGGAGCACTCCGGGGAGCGCGGCTGGGAGGGAGTGATCGCCAAGAAGCGCGACTCCACCTATCAGCCGGGCCGCCGTTCGTCGTCGTGGATCAAGGACAAGCACTGGAACACTCAGGAGATCGTCATCGGCGGTTGGAAAGCCGGCGAAGGCGGACGCAGCAGCGGCATCGGCTCACTGCTGATGGGTATCCCCAGCGCGGGCGGGCTGCGTTTCGCCGGGCGCGTCGGCACCGGGTTCACCGAACGCGACCTGGCCAAGTTGAAGAAGACGCTGGCGCCGCTGCACACCGACGAATCCCCCTTCGACCCACCGCTTCCCCGAAGCGAAGCTCGCGGCGTGACGTACGTGCGGCCGGTGCTGGTCGGGGAGGTGCGCTACAGCGAGTGGACCCCGGATGACCGGTTACGCCAATCGAGTTGGCGCGGGCTGCGACCGGACAAGGAGGCAAGTGAGGTGGTGCGCGAGTGA
- a CDS encoding carbohydrate kinase family protein — translation MGAALVIGEALIDRVERRGTVEHVGGSPLNVAVGLARLGRGVDFLTHIADDEPGRRIAEHLKSSGVQLVPGSVSAERTPTAVATIGDDGSAAYTFDLHWRVSGTPEVAPPLLVHTGSIAAVREPGCLAVASLLEAYRISATLSFDPNVRPSLIDDRDAARTRIAQLVERSDIVKVSDEDLRWIDPDHEPQRTARGWLASGPAIVVVTLGARGAMAFCAAGNARVGARPVGVIDTVGAGDAFMVGLLDALWAVGLLGADRRAALHRIGLDELRAALEAASLASALTVSRAGADLPDRAALRAQANRRR, via the coding sequence ATGGGCGCCGCGCTGGTCATAGGTGAAGCGCTGATCGACAGGGTCGAGCGGCGCGGCACCGTCGAGCATGTCGGCGGCAGCCCGCTCAACGTCGCGGTCGGGCTGGCCCGGCTGGGTCGTGGCGTCGACTTCTTGACCCATATCGCCGACGACGAACCCGGCCGGCGCATCGCCGAGCACCTGAAATCCTCTGGTGTGCAACTCGTTCCGGGAAGCGTCTCGGCCGAACGCACGCCGACCGCGGTCGCGACGATTGGCGACGACGGCTCGGCCGCTTACACATTCGACCTGCACTGGCGCGTCTCCGGTACGCCCGAGGTCGCGCCGCCGCTGCTGGTGCACACCGGGTCGATCGCCGCCGTGCGCGAACCGGGGTGCTTGGCGGTCGCGTCGCTGCTCGAGGCTTATCGCATCTCGGCCACGCTGAGCTTCGACCCCAACGTGCGGCCGTCGCTGATCGACGACCGGGACGCGGCGCGGACCCGCATCGCGCAGCTGGTCGAGCGCAGCGACATCGTCAAGGTCAGCGACGAGGACCTGAGGTGGATCGACCCCGACCACGAGCCGCAGCGCACGGCGCGAGGCTGGCTGGCCTCGGGACCCGCGATCGTCGTCGTGACCCTGGGCGCCCGGGGCGCCATGGCGTTCTGCGCGGCCGGCAATGCCCGGGTCGGGGCCCGGCCGGTCGGGGTCATCGACACCGTCGGCGCCGGCGACGCGTTCATGGTCGGCTTACTGGATGCGCTGTGGGCAGTGGGTTTGTTGGGCGCCGACCGGCGGGCCGCCCTGCATCGGATAGGCCTCGACGAGCTCAGGGCGGCACTCGAAGCCGCCAGCCTGGCGTCGGCGCTGACGGTCTCGCGGGCCGGCGCCGATCTGCCCGACCGCGCCGCGCTGCGCGCCCAAGCAAACCGGCGCCGCTAG
- the pstA gene encoding phosphate ABC transporter permease PstA, with amino-acid sequence MTVDALDRPVKAEVFRPLSFRRRITNNAATIFFLASFLIALVPLIWVLSIVIQRGWYAVTRSGWWTHSLHGVLPEQFLGGVYHALYGTLVQAGVAAALAVPLGLMTAVFLVEYGSGRLVRLTTFMVDVLAGVPSIVAALFIFSLWIATLGFQQSSFAVSLALVLLMLPVVVRSAEEMLRLVPDDLREASYALGVPKWKTIVRIVFPIAMPGIVSGILLSIARVIGETAPVLVLVGYSRSINFDIFHGNMASLPLLIYTELTNPEHAGFLRIWGAALTLIIIVAVINVVAAATRFLATRQR; translated from the coding sequence ATGACGGTTGACGCGCTCGACCGGCCGGTCAAGGCCGAGGTGTTCCGGCCGCTCAGCTTCCGGCGGCGGATCACCAACAACGCCGCGACGATCTTCTTCCTCGCGTCGTTCCTCATCGCGCTGGTGCCGCTGATCTGGGTGCTGTCGATCGTGATCCAACGAGGCTGGTACGCCGTGACGCGGTCGGGGTGGTGGACCCACTCGCTGCACGGCGTGCTGCCCGAACAGTTCCTCGGCGGCGTCTACCACGCGCTGTACGGGACGCTGGTGCAGGCCGGGGTGGCTGCCGCCCTGGCCGTGCCGCTGGGCCTGATGACCGCGGTCTTCCTGGTGGAATACGGTTCGGGCCGCCTGGTGCGGCTGACCACGTTCATGGTCGACGTGCTGGCCGGGGTCCCCTCGATCGTCGCGGCGCTGTTCATCTTCAGCCTCTGGATCGCCACCCTGGGCTTCCAGCAGAGTTCCTTCGCGGTGTCGCTCGCCTTGGTCCTGCTGATGCTGCCGGTGGTGGTGCGCTCCGCTGAGGAAATGCTCAGGTTGGTGCCCGACGACCTGCGCGAGGCCAGCTACGCGCTGGGTGTACCGAAATGGAAGACCATCGTGCGGATCGTGTTTCCGATCGCGATGCCCGGCATCGTTTCCGGCATCTTGTTGTCCATCGCGCGGGTGATCGGCGAAACCGCGCCGGTGCTGGTGCTGGTCGGCTACAGCCGGTCGATCAACTTCGACATCTTCCACGGCAACATGGCCTCGCTGCCGCTGCTGATCTACACCGAACTCACCAACCCCGAACATGCCGGATTCCTGCGCATCTGGGGTGCGGCGCTGACACTGATCATCATCGTCGCGGTGATCAACGTCGTTGCCGCGGCCACCCGCTTTCTGGCGACCCGCCAACGCTGA